In Fusarium verticillioides 7600 chromosome 4, whole genome shotgun sequence, the following proteins share a genomic window:
- a CDS encoding methylglutaconyl-CoA hydratase, which produces MAPRLSQPVVTLRLLRRHYSSTTEPLIRVTNLPAPNTGHIRILELNRPSARNAISRALLANLRAEIDALHSQYGPNGEELPLQKRFGGAAGADEKGPTRAVVLASAVDTSFCAGADLKERKGMSQGETAEFLTNLRNTLTSLSSLPIPTISAISSVALGGGLELALSTHFRVLSSNATVGLPETRLGIIPGAGGTHRLPALIGLSRARDLILTGRRVGAPEAYFLGIADRLVEVVPEDERDGSDVLGEARKAALSEAVRLAQEICEGGPIGVRAALQAVAWAREEVENKMYERVVNTEDRNEALKAFQEKRKPIFTGR; this is translated from the exons ATGGCACCTCGTCTCTCCCAACCGGTAGTGACCCTTCGTCTTCTCAGACGTCACTACTCCTCTACCACCGAACCTCTCATCCGCGTAACGAACCTCCCCGCACCAAACACCGGCCATATTCGCATTCTTGAGCTTAACCGCCCGTCTGCGCGAAATGCCATTTCAAGGGCTCTTCTAGCGAATCTTCGCGCCGAGATCGATGCTTTACATAGTCAATATGGGCCCAATGGCGAAGAACTGCCACTGCAGAAGCGTTTTGGTGGTGCAGCTGGCGCAGATGAGAAGGGTCCTACGAGAGCTGTTGTGCTGGCTAGTGCTGTTGATACATCGTTTTGCGCTGGCGCGGACCTCAAGGAGCGTAAGGGAATGAGCCAGGGAGA AACTGCTGAATTTCTCACAAATCTTCGCAACACCCTCACATCTCTATCCAGCCTTCCCATCCCTACCATCTCGGCCATCTCCTCAGTCGCACTCGGCGGCGGACTTGAGCTCGCCCTCTCTACACACTTTCGCGTTCTGAGTTCCAATGCAACGGTCGGTCTTCCTGAGACCCGTCTAGGCATCATCCCCGGCGCCGGCGGCACCCACCGTCTTCCCGCTCTCATCGGCCTCTCCCGCGCCCGCGATCTGATCCTGACCGGCCGTCGCGTTGGCGCTCCTGAGGCATACTTTCTAGGTATTGCCGACCGGCTCGTTGAGGTCGTACCCGAGGACGAGCGTGATGGCTCAGATGTCCTTGGCGAGGCCAGAAAAGCAGCGTTGAGTGAAGCTGTGAGATTGGCGCAGGAGATTTGCGAAGGAGGGCCAATCGGTGTGAGGGCTGCTCTTCAGGCTGTAGCATGGGCAagggaagaggttgagaacaagatgtATGAGCGAGTCGTCAATACCGAGGATAGAAACGAAGCCCTCAAGGCGTTccaggagaagaggaagcctATTTTCACTGGCCGATAA